Within Candidatus Peregrinibacteria bacterium, the genomic segment ATAGTTTGCCAAAATCCTCGTTGCTCAAGGTCGATGGATTTAATTCGGTCGAGTCGAAATCGATTGAGGCCAAAGTTGAAAATTCCACGGTAATCTACCCTCCCTACTTCTTGTTTTGTAAAAAATACGATGTTGAGATTCCAGCTCAGGTAAAATTGCACGAGGAATGACGCAGTTATGAGGAGAAGCGTAGCCACAGACCAAATGAAGAGTTCTGTAGGAATGAGCTTAGAGGGAAGGAAGAAAAAAAGAAGAAAAAAAGGAAGTCCGATAATAAGCGTCACTCCACACCGGCAGAGGAAAAAAAGAGGATGTTCATTAAATGTTTCTGTGACTTCCTCCCGCGATTTTGGCGGATGTATTTCGAGGTCCAGGTTGCTCAGTTCTGGCACTTTGCTTTTAAGAACTTCTTGAAGTGGAAGGGGAACTTCTTCTTTTGGGGCACTTTTATCGATGGACTCAAGAAAATTAGTTTTTGTTATTGGAGTTTGGGAAAAATTCCGAGTCTTCAAACGCCCAAAGAATCTGTTGCGAAAAGCAGTACAAATGCCGAAAACGTCCCCACGGGAAGGAAGATTTTGCATAAAAATCAGCAATAAGTATCTTTTGGAAGTGGAGGAGCCTTCTATTTTCCTCCTGGTTTTTAAAAAAGTAAAATTCCCTAACTGGAAAAACCATGTTTTCATTTATCAAAATCATGAAAAAGTGTTATAATTGAGGGAAATATCTTCTTTATGTCTTCTATGAAACTCCTCCA encodes:
- a CDS encoding PH domain-containing protein, whose protein sequence is MQNLPSRGDVFGICTAFRNRFFGRLKTRNFSQTPITKTNFLESIDKSAPKEEVPLPLQEVLKSKVPELSNLDLEIHPPKSREEVTETFNEHPLFFLCRCGVTLIIGLPFFLLFFFLPSKLIPTELFIWSVATLLLITASFLVQFYLSWNLNIVFFTKQEVGRVDYRGIFNFGLNRFRLDRIKSIDLEQRGFWQTILNSGDIHITSEMGSNEDIVLRNIWPVRKAFRTLRRKILNFMRI